From the genome of Papaver somniferum cultivar HN1 chromosome 2, ASM357369v1, whole genome shotgun sequence, one region includes:
- the LOC113351800 gene encoding uncharacterized protein LOC113351800 has translation MHEFGMKLEYVSNGRLPRTYTNISTCRISYKKLQSFMNLCETQVESLQHLLIECDHAKRIWLEMNVNVSGMQSQHIEIISWISSWFTSTQTDFEENQLWISRLMCTSWHIWKNRCAKVFNTNVLNCRLICSYITQMVNQCMLEVSSQSKLQTEETPPEWCPPSFNSFKINMDASFDYNNKDVGIGLILRDHAGTTRAIRGRYSNGGLDPEQAECWAMKQAVLWANELNLRSVIFESDCKNEITSISDVKPTVHWMNQGYIDEIRHLLKNFMFSEVSHVKRLANNIAHVIAIDARARKSSFDFECNIPKPYENLVRGERKVNKKLCNIIG, from the coding sequence ATGCATGAATTTGGGATGAAACTGGAATACGTTTCAAATGGGAGGTTACCACGAACCTATACAAACATCTCTACATGTAGgattagttacaagaagttacaaagTTTTATGAATCTCTGTGAAACACAAGTTGAATCTCTGCAGCACTTATTAATTGAATGTGATCATGCTAAAAGAATCTGGTTGGAAATGAATGTGAATGTATCAGGAATGCAGTCACAGCACATTGAGATAATATCTTGGATATCGAGTTGGTTTACCTCTACTCAAACAGACTTTGAGGAGAACCAACTATGGATCTCAAGATTAATGTGTACATCTTGGCATATCTGGAAAAACAGATGTGCTAAGGTTTTCAATACCAATGTCCTGAACTGTCGGCTTATATGTTCCTATATTACTCAAATGGTAAACCAATGCATGCTGGAGGTTTCAAGTCAGTCTAAATTGCAGACAGAAGAAACTCCGCCTGAATGGTGCCCGCCTTCTTTTAACAGCTTCAAAATAAACATGGATGCTTCATTTGATTATAATAATAAGGATGTAGGAATTGGTCTAATTCTCAGAGATCATGCAGGAACAACAAGAGCCATCAGGGGCAGATACTCAAATGGAGGACTAGATCCAGAGCAAGCGGAATGTTGGGCAATGAAACAGGCAGTTCTTTGGGCCAACGAACTTAATCTCCGCAGTGTTATCTTTGAATCTGACTGTAAAAATGAAATTACATCTATCAGTGATGTCAAGCCAACAGTCCACTGGATGAACCAAGGCTATATAGATGAAATAAGGCATCTACTTAAGAACTTTATGTTTTCTGAAGTAAGTCATGTTAAAAGACTAGCTAACAATATAGCTCATGTAATAGCTATTGATGCTAGAGCTAGGAAATCTTCCTTTGATTTTGAATGTAACATCCCTAAACCTTATGAAAATCTTGTTAGGGGTGAAAGGAAGGTTAACAAGAAGTTATGTAATATTATCGGCTAA